Below is a genomic region from Gemmatimonadaceae bacterium.
ACGTCCTTCTCGATTCCCTGGACAACATGACCTACTCGTTCGACTCGGCGCGCGACAACAGGTTCACCGAGCAGCCGCAGGATCTGATGCTCACTCCCAAGGCGCCGCAGGACATGAACTTCCGCGAGCTGGGGCGATTCATCAGGGCGATGGAGCGCTCGGGCGCCGATGTCAACGTGCTCAAGGTCGAGCAGATGCTGAAGATCGTGATCCCGATCACCAGCGTGATAATCCTGCTGTTCGCGGCATCGCTCGCCACGAGCACGCAGCGCGGAGGAGCCGCCTACGGCGTGGGTCTCGCGCTCGGAACCACGGTGATCTTCATCTTCCTCGTGCAGCTCACGAAGGGGCTCGGCGGGAACGGTCTGATTCCGCCGGAGATCGCTGCGTGGACGCCGAGCATCGTATTCGGCTTGCTCGGCGTGATCCTTTTCGCGAGGGTCCGCACCTGACGCGCGCGCTCAAGACACTTTTCGCGCGCATCGGCGAGCGGGGGTATTTCCTTCGCGACATCGGGCGCGGCTTTCGGGATCCGAAGACGTACGGCGCGGAGACGATCCGCCAGATGAGAAACATCGGCGTGGATTCCCTTCCGCTCGCGGCGATCGTAGCGGCGTTCATCGGCGCGGTAACGGCGTTCCAGACGAGGTATCAGCTGTTCGGTGGGGTGCAGCTTTCGGTCGTCGGTCTGATATCGCGCCAGTCCATCATCCTCGAGCTCGGGCCGCTGCTGACGGCACTGGTGCTCACGGGACGAGTCGGGGCGCGCATCACGGCCGAGATCGGGACGATGCGCGTCACGGAGCAGATAGACGCGCTGGAGACGCTGGCGTACGATCCGATTGCGTATCTGGTGGTGCCGCGACTCATCGCTGCGATCATCATGGTGCCGATCCTGACGATCCTCGCCAATGCGATCGGCGTGGGGACGGCGTTCATGACGGCGGTCCTCGCGACTGACGTGACGAGCGCCGCGTTCTCCGAGGGACTGCGGCTGGCGTTCGCCCCGTTCCAGATCGTGTACAGTATCATTAAGGCCACGGCCTTCGGTGGAGCGATCGCCTTCTTCTGCTCCTACGAAGGGTACAACACGACCGCGGGCGCCGAGGGAGTCGGGCGCAGCACGGCGCAGGCCGTGGTCATCACATCCGTGGCAATCCTCGTTCTGGATGCGCTCACCGCACTCCTGCTCGCACCTTACCTACAGGCATGAAGAAACGCGACGACGTACTCGTTGGAATCGTAATGGCGGTCGCACTAATCGTGGCGATCATCGGCTCACTCTGGCTGGCGCGCGGTGGCCTCTCCAAGGGCTATGCGCTGTACGCCAAATTCCCCTGGTCATCGGGTCTCAAGCAGGGACAGCCGGTGCTGCTCGCCGGCGTGAACGTCGGCTACGTGGACCAAGTCGAGCTTCGCCAGGACGGAACGGTTCTCACGACTTTCCGCGTCGGGGATCAGTACAAGGTTCCGCAGGGAACTGTCGCGACTGTGATTCCGAACGGAATCTTCGGGGACATGGCGATCGCGCTCACCCCGAGGACGCCGAATTCGCTGTTTATTCCGAAGAACGACACGGTGGCGGTGGGCCCGAGCGCGCCGGGCCTCGCACAGCTCACGGGCAAAGCCGATTCAATCTCGACTTCGGTCAACGCGATAACGACGGCATTACAGAAGGAGCTCGTCGCATCGGGTGGCATCACCGATCTGCGCCGCAGCCTGGCGGCGTCGAATCAGCTCATGGTCAGCATGAACCGGCTGGTTTCGGAGTTCAGCGTCATCGCCGCGGAGCAGAACCGGCAGCTCACCGCCACCCAGGTGTCGCTTCGAAGCGCGACGTCAGGCGTCGATTCGGCGAAGATCGACTCGACTCTCAGGAACGTGCGCGAAACTTCCGCGAACATGGCGGTGCTGACGGCCGACTTCAGGAAGACGAGTACCCGGCTGGATTCGATCGTGAACAAGGTCAATCAGGGCACGGGCACCGTCGGACTCGCGCTCAACGATCCCGGCGCGTACAACGATGTCCGCGCATTGATTCAGCACATGGATTCGATACTCGTGGATTTGAAGCGCAATCCGCGGCGGTATATCAACCTCAAAATCTTCTAGAAGACCGTTACCCGCTACCCGCTACCCGCTGCCCGCTACCCATGCCACCGCGTCCATACGACGATGGCAGCGCAGTCGTTGGGATTGGGGCTGAACTCGGGGGGCACGGTGGCAATGCCGTGGTATACCTCAATCGCCTCGATATCGAGCGGGCTCAGCGAGAAGTAATCCCTGAACGGGTCGTGACTGCGAATACCGTCTATGTATACGTTGACCGTTTCGCAGCGCAGGAACTGGACTGACGGGGTATTCCCGCGATACCGGACGCGAACGCCGGTGACCATGCGTAGCAGGTCTTCCGATTTCTGCGCGTTTCTCGCGTCAATGATCTCGCGCGTCAGAAATGTCCCGAGACCCTGCGACCTCCTTCTATAGAAGTCGTCGAATCGCCCGGTCCTGGCGTAGCGCTCCGGCTTCAGAGCGCTCGCGCGCACAACCACCTTCTTCAGGTCGGCGGCGACCGACTTGAGCTGGTAGCGCGCATCCCGACTCACGCCAGGAGTGACGGAGATCGGTATGGACAGCTCGGAGAATCCGAGACGCCTGATGCGCAGCACGGCCTTGCCGGTTGGTACCGCGACGAGCACCACTCTTCCCGCGTCGTCGGTGCTCCCACGAAGCGAAGTGCCGACGACCTGAACCTCGGCCCCTGACAGAGGTCGGCCCGCGGTGTCGGTGACGAATGCCACCACGATAGAAGTCTGGTCCTGGAGCTGCTGCGCCTGCACGCTTGCCGGCCGCATGGCAGCGAGTGCCACGAGCGCCAGAAAAAGGCGCGCGACGGGTGGTGGGAATCCGAAACCGCGTGGTGTGGCTCTCATGTGCGGCTCTACGTCAGCTCTTTCTCTAACGTAGGTACCGTACCAAGGGCCCGCAACGGCCAGATTGGCTGGCGGGAGCGGGGCGTGTCGACGGCCTTCTATCTGGACCGGGGACCGATCGATACCGAGACAATGAAGGACCGCCCGGCCCCCGGCTCGAACGCCACCGGCACGCCGTTCACGATGTCCGGATTCACGAATGCGGATCCGATGTAACGCTGATCGGTCAGGTTCTCGACGGCGAGAAACGCCTTGAGGGACAGATTACCAAACGAGATTCCGCTTGCCGTTGATACGGTCGCCCCGAACGTCCGATATCCGGGCACGGCAACCATGTTCGCGTCGTCCACGAAATAGTCTCCGACACCGCGCATGCTGACCTGGAGGCGGAGCGGAATGTTCTCGCTCACCGACCTGCCCGCGGTCAGATTGTAGAACAAGCCCGGGATTCCGGCGACGTCGTTGTCGGCGTAATCCGCCGACCTGCCTGGCCGGCCGTAGTGAACGGAATCGACCGTGTAGTGGATGTAGCGGTTCTGCGACATCGTAACGCTCCCCGTAAGCTCGAGATCGCTCCCCCCAAGCACCGACGCCCCAAGCTCGGCTCCTCTCCGCCGCACTTTCCCGGCGGTGAAGTAGAATCTTCCGCCCCGGTACGGAACGATCTCGTTCGCAACGTCTATTTGATAGAGCGCGATGTCATATGAGACCGCCGAGATGCTGCCGCCGGAGAGCGGAAGCATGTGTCTCGTTCCGACTTCGTAGCTCGTCGAGCGGATCGGGTCGAGGAGAGGATTTATTGCGGTGACGGTGTCCTGCCCGAAGGTCGAAGCGGGATCGGTCTCGTTGCCGGCCGGGGCCTCGACTCCCCCGCCGACGTTGGCGTAGAAGCTGTGTGCGGGTGTGACGCGGAAGTTGACGCCGACCTTGGGCGAGATACGGGCGAAATCCTTCGCGTCGTTCAGCCGCGGATCCATGAAGCTTCGATAGTCGTAGCGGATCTGGTCCCAGCGCGCGCCGATGTCGGCGCCCAGCCGGTCTCCGAAAAGAAAGGATTGCTGGAGGAAGACGCCGGTGTTCATCGCCGCCTCTCCCTTGTTATCGCGGAGCTCCGTTCCGCGCTTGCCGTCGCTGGTGAGCGAGTAGAACAGGATGGTTCCGTTCTGGTATGCGCGATCGGCCCCGGCTACCGTGCTGGCCGAAATACCCGGCTGGATTTCGTAGCCCGCCCGATATATCGCGTTTCCGCCCAGGTGATACCGGTTGAAGTCGCGGAATGTCCCGCGCTCGGAGCGCTGGAGCACCTTGGGATTCACGAACAGCATTCCGGACAGCGAGCTCGCCTCGCTGAGCGCGTGGCGAAGCGAGACACCGATGCGGCCGACGCGATTGTAGCGTCTTTCGTCACGCGCCGCGTAAGTCGCGTTAGCACCCCGCGGATCGGAATTCACCTCGGCCAGCGTCAGAGGGCCCGGAATATGGAAAAGATCGTTGGCCGCGGAAATGAACAAGCCGAAGTCCGTGGATTCTCCGAGCGGGGACGTCATGGACACGTTGACGAGGGCGCGCCGGCTGTCGGAGTGCGCGCGATATCCCTCCTGCATCGTGTTCGTGAATGTGAGTGCGAGCGCGGCGGGGCCGAGATGGGTGCCTCCCTGAAGGGAGGTGCGCAGGAATCCGTAGCTGCCCGCCATCTGCTGTGCGGTCGCGAAGGAGCCATGGAACTCGGGAACCGTGCTGATGTTTATCACTCCGCCGCCGGCATTCCCCCACAGAGCGGAGGCATTGGATCGGACGACCTCGATCCTGTTCGCGGCGGCGAGGTCCACCATGTCGAACGAAGTCCGGCCGTCGGGCTCGGTCTCGGGAATGCCGTCAATCAGGACGCGGATGCCGCGCGACGTTCCAGCATTGGAGCGATCGCCCGCGCCGCGCGCGCCGAAGCCGCGAATGGTGAGCCGGATGTCGCTGGCTCCATACCTGGACTGCGCGAATACGCCGGGCACGGATGACAATGCTTCGTCGAGCGAATAGCCGCGCTTGTTCTCGAGCTGCGGCCGGCCGACGACCGTAACTGCCAACGGAGTGGAGAATATGGAAGTTGTCTGACGGGTAGCGATGATGGTCACGGGCGCCAGGCGCACCCGGGCGGAATCAGTGGAATCGGCGGGCGCGGCCTGAGCGCTCGCGCGCACCGGAAGCACCACGCCGGCAGCGAGAAGGACGAGGGACAAAAATCTCATGATCGATCGGGTATGAAAGCATTGCGGGCACGGACCTTCATCCGTGCCCGCAATGTGTCTGCACGCGTCGGATTCAGTCGAGCCGTACCGCTAGTTGAACGTGTACCTCACGCCGAGCTGCACCCTGAAGACATCCCCAATGCCGGCGGTCTTTTCCAGGGAAGTTGTCATCAGCTCATTGTTTATCGTGCGAAGCCTGTACTGCGCCCGTCCCTGGGCGTCGGCAGCACCGCCCTGGGTGCTGGACGGCACGATCAAGGGTTGTGTGTTGACGAAACGCTGGCCGACGCCCCAGTTCTTGTTGAGCAGATTGCCGACGTTGAGGATGTCGGCTCTGATCTGGAGAGAGTTCCGCTTGCCGGCCAGATCGGTAAAGACTTCCTGCGCGATGCTGAAATCCGCGCGGTTCACCATCGGCAGGAAGACCGCACCGCGTACCGCATACTGGCCGCGATGCGATTTCAGATAGTCGTCCTGCCCTATGTAGGCTTCCCACGCCGCCGCCTGCTGGGCGGAGGTGAACGTCTTGGCCGACGCACCCGATCCCGAGGTGAACTGCTGGAAGTTCATCTCGGAAATGTCGCGGGGGATGTAGATCAGGTCATTGCTGAATCCGCCATCGCCATTGAGGTCGCCGGAATAGGTATAGCCCGCGTTACCGATGGTAGCCGCCTGCCAGAACATGGAAAGCGTGGTAGCGCCGAAGCGGAAATATTCCCGCCGATAGGACGCGGCGGTGAAGAGCCGGTGGCCCGGTGATGCACCAGAAAAGCCAAGTCCCGGATTGTTTGGATCCCCAGCGTGCTGATTGTTGTTCCAAGACCCGAAGGCGATCGAGCCGGGGTCAACAGTGTTCTTCGCCTCGCCGTAGCTGTACGCGCCCTTGATGTAGAGCCCGTTGCTGAAAGGCTTTTCCAGCGAGCCGGCAATGTTCCACGAGCGGCCCTCGTTGGCATTTTTCAGGACCACCGCGTTTGCCACGTTGGAGTTGATGCGGTTGCTCGTAGTCCACCGCGGGCGGTTGTCCGCTCCACTGAACTGCGTGTTGGACGGGGCGAGATTGGCATTTATGTAATAGATGCCGTTGACATCGCGATTGTAGAGAAACTCCGCAGTTCCGATCAACCCGAACGGCAGCCTCTGATCCACAGCAAGGTCGGTTCTCCACAACTGAGGGAACTTGAAATCGGGATCGGTCAGAGCGAGCTCATAGCTGGATGCCGGAGCTCCCGTAACGTTCGTCGGCTTGTAATGATTCGGATCGGGATTGAACGGCCGCGTCTTCGTGTTGCTCAGATCCTGGAAGCCGGTGAGGACTCCAGTATTGCCGATCTGGTTTGAGATCCACACATACGCCGGACGTCCCGTGAACACGCCCGTGCCACCGCGGATCTGCGTGCTGCGATCGCCGCGAATGTCCCAGTTGAAGCCCAGGCGAGGGGAGAACAGAAGCTTCGGATCGGGCAGCTTGCCCGTCGAATACTTGACTGTTTTCCCGTTCTCGTCCCTGAACGACAGCGCGTCGGCGCTCGGGTTGTCAAACGCGGTATTTCCGAAGAACGGCACGTCGACCCTCAGGCCGACGTTGACCTTGAGGTTCGGCATTACCCGCCACTCGTCCTGCCCGTAGAGTCCCGTGTATACGACATCCAGCGGCTGCAAGGGCTTCTCGCTGCCCGGGATATTGTTCCACCGCACCTGGAATCGCCGCAGGGTGACCGGAGAGAGGGTACGATTCGGATTCGCAAGGTAGTCGTTCGCGTCGGTGTAGAAGTCCGCGAGCGAGTTGTAGATGTAGACGCTCTGAGAGCCTGGGAAGAACACGTTCTCCGAGTGATACTTCTCCGCGGTCACGCCGAATGTGAGGTCGTGATTGACGCCGTAACGGGTGAGGTTGTCCTGGAACTGGTACGTGCCGTAGCGAAGCTCGTTGCTCGGCGTGAACGGCTCAAAGCCAAAGGACGTGTAGGTGGAACCACTTTCAAGCACATCGACCAGCGGGAAGAACGTGCCTCTCGACGCGCGGCTCTCGTCCTGGTACGTGTAGCCCGCAATCAGGTTGTTCGCCATGTTGGAGCCGATCGTAGAGTTCAGCTCACCGACGATGGATCGGATGTTCTCCAGAATCTGGTAATTCGAGTTCTGGAAATTCAGGCTGGTGGTGTTGCTACGTCTGCTGCCGAAGCCCAGCGACGACGAGTTGGACTCCAGTACATCGGTGTGAGAGTCGAGATGGTTGTAGCGGAGACTCACCTTGTTCCGCTCGTTAAGGTTGAGGTCGAGCTTGCCCAGGAACCTCATCGCGGGCGTCTCGCCGCTGTAACCCTGATACGGCCCCGGATCGTAGTTGAGCTTGGACTTGAGGAAGGCGGAGAGAGCGTCGAGATCGGAAGCCTTTACTCTCGTGACGCTTCCCCCTACTGTCTCGGTGCCGGTATTCGCCCTGAACGTGGTTCCCGGCTCGGTCAGCCCTTCATTCTCGTAAGTCAGGAAGTAGAAGAGCTTGTTCTTGATGACGGGCCCCGCCACCCAGCCGCCGATATTGTTGTAGTTGAAGGTGCCCGGGTCGAACTTCTGCGAGCCCGCCTTGGTGCCGACGAAGCTCTCGTCGCGCTTCGAATAGTAGAGCGAGCCGCGCAAGTTGTTGGTTCCGCTTCGGGTCACAGTATTGATCGCGGCACCGATGAAATTGCCTTGGCGCACATCGAACGGAGCGACGTTGACCTGGACCTGCTCGACTGCAGCGAGGGATATCGGAGCGACGCCCGTCCGGTCGCCGGGGGTGCTGGCGAGGCCGAACGAGTTGTTGAAGTAGGATCCGTCAACGGTGATGTTATTGAGCCGGCTGTCCTGTCCGGCGAAGGACATTCCGCCGCCGGACTGGGGCGTCAGGCGAACGACCGACTCGAGTCTCCCCGAAATGGTGGGAAGAGTCGCGAGCGCTTCCCGGCTGACGAAAGTTGCGGCCCCGGTTCTCGACTCGCTGAACGTCTCGCTGCTCCCGGTGACCGTCACGTCACCCAGCTGCGTCGCGGCCTCACGCATCACGAACTGCAGATCCGTCGAAACACCGAGGGTCAGGAATACATCTTGTTGCATCTCGCTCTGGAGACCGATGAAAGCCGCAGTAACTCTGTAAGGCCCGCCCACTCTCATTCCCGCGAGAGTAACGCGACCATCGGCCCGCGTGCGTCCCTGATACCGTGATCCTGACGGCTCGTGCACCGCCGTCACACGCACGTCCGGTCGCGGTTGACCCTGGGCGTCCCTGACGATCGCGCTGATAGCAGAGGTTGTGACACCCTGCGCCGCGACCGACGTGCACGGTACGATCACAAGTAATGCCGCGATTGCGGTAAATAACGAACGCCTTCGAATCATAGACTTAGGCTCCTGTACGAACGGAACGGGTTAAGGGACGTCTGACCAGGAAGGAGGGCAGAGTGTGTAGTCAGCGGCGGGTTCCGAATCGCGTAAAAATATCCCGCGGGACCCATCCCGGCAAGCAAGAAATCGGGTCGCCAGGTAACGCTCCGGCAACAGTGCCGCGGACAGGATTATCCCCGCGCTCGATTCGGCCGCCGTCCCACAGTCATATAGTAGACGGGAATTCCCGCGACGATGCCGCCGAGGACTCCGAGAGTCGGCCACCGGCTCGACGGATCGAGGATCGCGTTCACGAGGAGAAGCACGGTTGACACGATGAAAAGCAGCGGCACGACAGGGTATCCCGGGACCCTGAACGACGGATCATAATCCGGCCTCTTCCGCAGCACGAACACGGACGCCACCGCCAGCGCGTAGAACGGGACGATCGCCGTCACGAAGGCATCCGCCAGCTGCTCGAACGTCCCGGCCAGTACGAAGATCGCCGCCAGGATCGCTACGACCGTGATGGACACGTAGGGAGTCCGGAAGCGCGGATGCACCTTCGCCATCCCACCGAAGAGCAACCGGTCTTCGGCCATCGCAAAGAGAATCCTCGGCCCGGTGAACATCGAGCCATTGAGGCCGCCGAAGGTCGAGATCATCACCACCGTCGCGACGAATGCGACGCCGGTGCGCCCGAGAAGCCGGTCAGCGACGTCCGCCGCCACGAGCTTGGACGTCCGGATCTCCTCGACGGGAAGGACCGCGAGGTAGCCAAGGTTGGCGAGCAGATAGATGACGATGATGCCGCTCGTGCCGAAGATCAGGGCGCGAGGGAGATTGCGCCGCGGATTCTCCACCTCGCCCGCGACGAAGCTCAAATCCGCCCACCCGTCGTAGACCCACAGCACCGAGACCAGCGCCAGCCCGAAGCCAGCAAGAGTGAAGCTGCCCGATGGCGCGACCGGAACATAGTGACCCCCTGTCTGCGGCAATCCCATCCCGAATGCGAGCACCACGATGAACAGAAGACCACCGACCTTCGCCAGGGTCGTGAGATTCTGCACGGTTCCCGCCGTGCGCACCCCCACATAATTGAATGCCGCTGTGATCAGGATCGCCGCCGCGGCAACGTAGTGCACATATGCCGAGTAGGGCGCGACTCCCGGATCGTGCCCGGTGACTCTGATGAAATACTCGGCGAAAGTCGTCGAGATCGCCCCAAGCGCAGCGGCGCGGATCATCACCAGCTCCGACCATCCGAACAGAAAGGCGCAGAGACGGCCCCATGCTTCCCTGATGAAGACGTACACCCCGCCCGTCTTCGGAAACGCGCTCGCCGCCTCGGCAAGCGTAAGCGCACCGCACAGTGCGAAGATGCCGCCCACCAGCCATACGCTCAGAAGCGGGAGCGGTCCGGGCAATCTGTTGGCGATGCCCGCGGGCGATCTGAATATCCCGGAGCCGATGGTGGAGCCGACCAGTATCGCGACAGCCGTCCACAGTCCGATGCGACGCGGCAGGCCGTCGGGAGTGCTGATGTCGGGCGATGTTTGCGGCGCGTCCGCTGTGCGAATAGCGGAGGAAACGCTCGGAATCGGCTCTGTCATGCGCAAACGGTACTGCAAAGCGTTCGGGTGCGCGAGTAGTTTTACCCGCGATGAACACACTCCCCGTGGGAGCGAGCGGCTCTGTATCACACTGACGGAATAGCTCACACGCTTGCTGAGCCGATCTTCTGGATCTCCGCAGCGCTGTGTCTGATCGCCGAGCTGGCGATTCTGCGCGCCGCGTTCACTCCGCGTAGCGACGACGGCTGGTCGGGGCCGATCCCGCATTCACCCCGCGGCGCGGAGATGATGTGGGCCGTCATTCCCGCGATCGCGCTCATTTTCCTGTTCGCCGCCACGTGGCGCGCGATTCACTGATAAATCGCCAATGCAAACACTGAAGCGTCTATCCGCAGTCGCACTCGTACTCGCGTTCGCCGAGATCGTTTTCGGCGCCATCGTCCGGATCACGGGATCGGGAATGGGATGCGGCGAACACTGGCCGAAGTGCGCCGGGCTGTGGTTCCCTCCGCACGACCGCATGGACCTGATCATCGAGATCACGCACCGATACATCGCGCTCGGTCTGTCGCTCGTGATCGTCGCGCTGCTCGTGGCGGCGTTCACGCGGCGCAATGAGCCGGGAGTCGCCGGAAAGGGCGGAGTGCTGCGCCCGGCAACTCTCGCCGGGACGCTGGTCGTAGCCGCCGCGCTCCTCGGCGCGGTCACGGTGAAGATGGCGCTCAATCCGCTCGTCATCGCGTCGCATCTCACTATCGCGATGTCACTTCTGGCGACGCTCGCGGTAGCTCTTGGCCGCGCTGGCGGTCTGGGAGCGAACGCCGATCTGACAGGCGGGACACAGCGGACCTTCAGATCGGCGAGAGGCGCCGTCGGGCTCGCCATCGTTACGCTGGTGCTCGGCGCGCTCACAGCGAATCTTCCGGACGCAGCGGCGTCGTGCGGCGGCTTTCCGTGGTGCCGCACGATCAACTTCGGCGGGACGGCTCTCTGGGTGAACATCATCCACCGAATCATCGCGTTCGCGCTTTTCGGTCATCTGTGGAGAATGGCTGTCATGGCGGGCAAGCGCCACGATCCGGCCATCGTCGTACGGGCGGCGCGGTTCGCGTTCGCCGCGGCGGTACTGCAGGTGCTCGTCGCCGCGGCGATGGTCGAGATGCATTTCCCGGCGTACCTCAGATCGCTGCACCAGGCGGCGGGCACACTGGTGTGGCTGGCAGTCGTCATACTCGCGATCGTCGCGACGCGAGCCAGACGCTTCGCCGAATCGCAACCCGTGGTGCGAGCAGCGGCTTGACATCTGCGCAGGTGACGCCGGCGGCGGAGCGCTCGCTGCTCCAGGACCTGGTGATGCTCACCAAGCCGAGGATCATCTCGCTGCTGCTGGTGACCACCATCGCGCCGATGTTCGTAGCGGGCAGTCCCGGCTGGCTGCTGGTGCTCATCGTGGGCATTGGCGGATACCTGATGGCCGGCGGCGCCAACGCGGTGAACATGTACATGGACCGCGACATAGACGACAGGATGGCCCGCACGCGGCTGCGTCCCATCCCGAGCGGGCGCATGAGCGGAATCTCCGTGCTCGCCTTCGGCGTCGCGCTGGCGACTGCGGCGACGTTCCTGTTCGCGTACTTCGTCAACGTCCTCTCCGCGGCGCTGGCACTGGGCGGATTCTACTTCTATGTCTTCATCTATACGCGTTGGCTGAAGAGGACGACGCCGCAGAACATCGTCATCGGCGGGGCCGCGGGAGCGTTCCCGCCCCTCGTCGGGTGGGCGGCGATGACCGGCGGCATTGATCTCGTCGCTGTTTATCTCTTTCTGATTGTGTTCTACTGGACGCCACCGCACTTCTGGGCGCTGGCGCTGCTGAAGCAGGGGGATTACGCCAGGGCCGGCGTACCGATGGCGCCGCTCGTGTGGGGCGAGCGCGAGACGATGAACCAGATGCTGTGGTACACGCTGATCCTCATCCCGCTGACCGTGCTGCCCTTCACCTTCGGCGCGTTCGGACTGCTGTATCTGGTTTCGGCCGTGCTGCTCGGGCTGATACTTCTCGTGGGAGTCGTGCGGATGCGTGCCGCGAGGGAATGGACTGCTCCCGCGTGGTGGGTTTACAAGTATTCCCTGCTCTATCTCGCGCTCCTCTTCGTGGCCATGGCGGCTGACCGCAAGCTGGCCGGTCACGACGTGA
It encodes:
- a CDS encoding COX15/CtaA family protein, with protein sequence MQTLKRLSAVALVLAFAEIVFGAIVRITGSGMGCGEHWPKCAGLWFPPHDRMDLIIEITHRYIALGLSLVIVALLVAAFTRRNEPGVAGKGGVLRPATLAGTLVVAAALLGAVTVKMALNPLVIASHLTIAMSLLATLAVALGRAGGLGANADLTGGTQRTFRSARGAVGLAIVTLVLGALTANLPDAAASCGGFPWCRTINFGGTALWVNIIHRIIAFALFGHLWRMAVMAGKRHDPAIVVRAARFAFAAAVLQVLVAAAMVEMHFPAYLRSLHQAAGTLVWLAVVILAIVATRARRFAESQPVVRAAA
- a CDS encoding heme o synthase; protein product: MTSAQVTPAAERSLLQDLVMLTKPRIISLLLVTTIAPMFVAGSPGWLLVLIVGIGGYLMAGGANAVNMYMDRDIDDRMARTRLRPIPSGRMSGISVLAFGVALATAATFLFAYFVNVLSAALALGGFYFYVFIYTRWLKRTTPQNIVIGGAAGAFPPLVGWAAMTGGIDLVAVYLFLIVFYWTPPHFWALALLKQGDYARAGVPMAPLVWGERETMNQMLWYTLILIPLTVLPFTFGAFGLLYLVSAVLLGLILLVGVVRMRAAREWTAPAWWVYKYSLLYLALLFVAMAADRKLAGHDVRTLSLEDLRGAIGMVPQEPALFSGTVRENIAYALTDDGRMPPDEDIRRAASAAHATEFIDRMVEGFDTLVGERGVKLSGGQRQRLAIARVFLKDPAIVILDEATSSLDSESERLVEQAMQELLRGRSTMIIAHRLSTVLRADRVVVLDRGRVVEEGRHAELVASEGVYSRLYRGQFRDDEAFLAR